A stretch of Apostichopus japonicus isolate 1M-3 chromosome 9, ASM3797524v1, whole genome shotgun sequence DNA encodes these proteins:
- the LOC139973319 gene encoding uncharacterized protein codes for MENQQETIIFKMWIPRKLRFFIQFCFFVLSRNIVCFHGESNQQLFVGATEGKGHNYFFLYQRPEYPRDCHEVLHRCSSTSSSGVYLIKPDGYAEPFEVYCDNTADDGGWTIIQRRFDGTINFNRSWEDYQLGFGFLSSELWIGNKRLSYLTNQKRYQLRIDLTTTDGSSFYVTYDTFRISDDFSNYKLVKADITNRTVGYVNNYIEWCPTNKTYNECQLCEATCADPDSCVNTSCKGSHSCVCPGGFLMNDDNCIRIEDCGCYIESETDGEKGVLLEEGGIYVSPNCDKKCSCTDNHLSCDDSYQCDSNADCEERNGILQCYCPPGFSGDGTQCRPTGGTFPSDCKELYNNGERTSGVYEIKPTIWPDSPFEVYCNMSDGGGWTVFQRRVDDSQDFYLYWDDYKIGFGNRSRNFWLGNEKIYSLTNQRQYELRIDLVGRYGAPYYAKYEFFRISDENDYFRLDVGNYSDGDAGDSLTYHDDQQFTTRDNDNDDYDYSNLSSENNNLARYYDGAWWYIDYYYDYSSLNSPYGSYYFYWYSLPGYYYYYMQFSEMKVRAIDEEQ; via the exons AGTAATCAACAACTCTTTGTAGGAGCGACTGAAGGAAAAGGTCACA ACTATTTTTTCCTTTATCAACGTCCTGAATACCCAAGAGATTGTCACGAAGTGTTGCATCGTTGTTCATCTACAAGTTCCAGTGGTGTTTATCTCATTAAACCAGACGGTTATGCCGAACCTTTTGAAGTCTACTGTGATAACACCGCAGATGATGGCGGATGGACG ATCATTCAACGTCGGTTTGACGGAACGATTAATTTTAATCGCAGCTGGGAAGATTATCAGCTAGGATTTGGTTTTCTTTCGAGTGAATTGTGGATCGGTAATAAGAGGCTTTCATACTTAACCAATCAAAAGAGATATCAACTCCGTATTGACTTGACGACAACAGATGGTTCGTCTTTTTATGTGACGTATGACACATTCCGAATAAGCGATGACTTTAGCAACTACAAGCTCGTCAAAGCAGATATAACCAACAGAACAGTAG GCTATGTAAATAACTACATTGAATGGTGTCCAACAAATAAAACCTACAATGAGTGTCAACTTTGCGAGGCTACCTGTGCAGATCCTGATAGTTGTGTCAATACTTCCTGCAAAGGATCTCATTCGTGTGTCTGTCCTGGGGGATTTTTGATGAACGATGATAACTGCATTAGAATAGAGGACTGCGGATGTTACATCGAAAGTGAAACAGATGGAGAGAAAGGTGTATTGTTAGAA GAAGGAGGAATTTACGTCTCTCCAAACTGTGacaagaaatgttcttgtacggATAATCATCTTTCGTGTGACGATAGTTATCAATGCGATTCTAACGCAGATTGTGAAGAAAGGAACGGTATTTTACAATGTTACTGTCCGCCTGGGTTTAGCGGAGACGGCACACAGTGTAGGCCTACAGGCGGCACATTCCCTTCTGACTGTAAAGAACTGTACAACAATGGCGAGAGAACTAGTGGCGTCTATGAAATCAAACCCACCATTTGGCCTGACTCTCCGTTTGAAGTTTACTGTAATATGTCTGACGGGGGAGGCTGGACG GTATTCCAGCGTCGCGTTGATGATTCACAAGACTTTTATCTTTATTGGGATGACTACAAGATTGGCTTTGGTAATCGAAGTCGGAACTTTTGGCTCGGAAATGAAAAGATATATAGCTTGACGAACCAAAGACAATATGAACTCCGGATCGACTTAGTTGGCCGTTACGGTGCCCCTTACTACGCCAAATACGAGTTCTTTCGTATCAGTGACGAGAACGATTACTTCAGGCTAGATGTTGGAAATTATTCTGACGGAGATGCAG GTGATTCGCTGACCTACCATGATGACCAACAGTTCACTACACGAGACAACGATAACGATGACTACGACTATAGTAATCTTAGCTCTGAAAATAACAACTTAGCCCGTTATTATGATGGTGCATGGTGGtacattgattattattatgattattcatCTCTAAACAGTCCCTATGGGAGTTATTACTTTTATTGGTATAGCCTTCcaggttattattattattatatgcaaTTTTCAGAGATGAAAGTTCGCGCAATCGATGAAGAACAATAA